A region of Colletotrichum destructivum chromosome 11, complete sequence DNA encodes the following proteins:
- a CDS encoding Putative Acyl transferase domain superfamily, phosphopantetheine binding ACP domain, thiolase has product MSSPHTSRDDVSVAITGLSCRFPGDCESPESFWETIRSGKSAWSEVPASRWKGDGYWSANKRRNTCIAKSGHFIKQDISRFDASFFGISSAEAAAMDPQHRLMTEVAFEALEAAGLTLDQIRGSKTGVWVGHFTSDYKEMLYRDPDGAPAYAATGLQKTSLANRLSWLWDLRGPSFTLDTACSSSLVALHVACQSLRLGECDMAIVGGSNLLLGPDVFNFFGGQGFLSPDGKSKSFDASADGYGRGEGFAAVVLKRADDAILHQDPIRAVIRGTACNQDGHTKGFTLPSSEAQIALIKSVYGLAGLNMDETGYVEAHGTGTQAGDLAETLALSQTLASSRSAANRLLVGSVKSNIGHLEAVAGLAAVIKSVLVLEKGMIPPNIHLKTPNPKIPFDDWNLAVPTALTVFPPNKKSHEGLRRISVNSFGYGGTNAHAILDDAASYLSSRAVADGLHFTKTAAGVSRRELPLAAAARAGGKAAANSGRAGEPIRPHSRLYPITSQDRNGLARAKKALSDFLKSSSSSSSWTQEQQQQQQQQQADFLGSVAYTLSEKRSHFQWKTYVVASSSSVAEVVETIGRKDAAVPETLSSRTPRLGFVFTGQGAQWPGMGMALLEAYPVFRESIEAADAYLRDQLGCRWSAVRELRETDKTRSNIGAAEYSQPLCTVLQVALVDLLKSWNISPDAVTGHSSGEIAAAYCMGALSRESAWEVAFLRGTLATTLATSSPDLRGGMMALGLGQEAATAMITRAGVGSQACIACVNSPSSVTISGDLAGVEKLRAVAEEEGVFSRMLHVDTAYHSFHMQMVAQDYMEAIQHLTIEPAASRSRSIRMHTSVTGSLVQDPDELGAAHWVRNLVSPVLFEAAIQDVVRPRLTQDTTANKRRRDNAVDLLVEIGPHAALQGPSLQSLKAIGVTNVPYYSVLSRNLDGVETALRLAGTLFTHGVPVRFSAVNQDDDGGAAAARGRTRQLVRLPSYQWNHTQKYWAESRLARELRLRDHGARGLLGAPCPVTSTQERVWRGFLRPAEEAWVGDHKINGSILYPGAGFLAMAIEGARQLAFDQESAKPKPRALVGFRLRDVQLVAAMLVSPGQEEVEHTLALQQQHHHHHRPGDGWYHFTVASSADGQSLSTNCRGLVLVEYADDDDDDDGDATVPQSLDDVDTVNSFRAASSACNTVVDTKSFYSTLDKTGLQYGPCFANVNTLSVSPNSAVGSILVPDVGSSSSSSSSTDAPPSGPATPYRERPHIVHPTFLDAVFHLCFAALMGDGRPMTGPMVPTRIDEVSVSTSLPVASGTQLKAFCNVSAAASLKTLDASMAVMSQDESRPLLTVRGLRCSLVQGAAESQTSDSAADAAAAIDKKYASKMVWRPLVDLLSNHDLEHWLRRESSSSSSSTVNQAVANYLELLHHTNPGLSIVEMASEKEAVADNTLVASTLDPRSSAVLKTASYTVCCADDASAAHIKTALLPVDHGHLVDVVVFDLLSGAPSESPWSAAAAAVDLIIASNLSTGSKGPVKAVLQSLAKHVAASSSSSSKGRLLLLEDDARNVPLMRNVASELGLAVEADLGTTVDDGALLILGTLPPQAAAPAEQKQHVDDKQVTILTCPRASKKAAEFTGDVTAALQSLGFTSLLAAWEPSQASSLRGKTVISLLELEGPFWGDLAPAAQDGDGTEESASFSAARDLVLSAESLFWVTGFNEPAAAIVTGVARVVRNEMPGLSFRTLDVRDPLGAHSARLVSCAFASSQSTQDAEFRIQDGLVQVNRLVPDDAVNGEMNQLVNAAAAAADTATSGRRRAENLALGSLGSNSCLQLAVESTTRELDSLHFVEQDEAKPELGEDEVEISVKASHLTQTDIAAIKGDLLHHPPGASFGLEASGIVNRVGGSGRRQASKFKPGDRVVAVATGAHSTLLRASVDRVAAIPDDMSFEKAASLPLSLATAWYAVVHLARPAITSAGDRKAVILVHDPLSPVGQQVIHLARHLGLVVLATAESPSQASILADSFGIEPSNIVPLSTSVFSLAKAIRQLTPAQRGVDAAIDCSATLSGEPLRQILGCLAFFGRFVTCGAGDTDGRSSAVTASTNPNTTFSTVNITSILRTRPDVLAEILQSAFRYLNIATAARDPAPVPCFGVSSTGITAAFNHVGSSPQTTSAVLTYSEDDVVSAKLIPKSLNDSSASSSSLQLALDPDAIYVLSGGLGGLGRSLSTFLVDQLGARKLLFLSRSGAAAPSARQLLSDLETSAAQPRAAAYACDISDRRAVDASIARAEAELQGKVRGVIQCAMVLRDVLWSNMTYRDWVESTLPKIQGTENLSAAMPELDFFISLSSFAGVFGNRGQANYAAGNCFQDALAHHRRQKLGLKSGLTIDVPIMRGIGVLAETGMLDSLKDWEVPYGIGEAEFHHLMKLAIRRDMNLEPATHRHGPDHQLILGIATGASAVVAGIPTPFYLEDDAKFAIMAKMDLNRLRGHLKGAADDAADVQASIQTLLSQVANLEGASEVITQALVLRVAKMQQVDPQEVDPGRFLHTYGVDSLVAIEIVNWALKELKSKINVFDVMAGIPITVLAENIARKSELIPVDVKNG; this is encoded by the exons ATGAGCTCCCCCCACACAAGCCGGGACGATGTCTCGGTGGCGATAACGGGCCTGTCTTGTCGATTTCCCGGCGACTGCGAGAGTCCCGAGTCCTTCTGGGAGACGATACGCAGCGGCAAGT CCGCCTGGTCCGAGGTCCCAGCTTCACGATGGAAGGGCGATGGGTATTGGTCGGCCAACAAGAGGCGCAACACATGCATCGCCAAGAGCGGCCACTTTATCAAACAAGACATATCCAGATTCGACGCGTCCTTCTTCGGCATCtcgtcggccgaggcggcggccatggatCCGCAGCACCGTCTCATGACCGAGGTCGCCTTTGAAGCATTGGAGGCGGCCGGTCTGACGCTCGACCAGATCCGAGGCTCCAAGACGGGCGTGTGGGTGGGCCATTTCACATCCGATTACAAGGAGATGCTGTACCGCGACCCGGACGGCGCTCCGGCGtacgcggccacgggcctGCAGAAGACGAGTCTTGCCAACCGCCTCAGCTGGCTGTGGGACCTGCGAGGGCCCAGCTTCACGCTCGACACGGCCTGCAGCTCGTCTCTCGTGGCCTTGCACGTGGCCTGCCAGAGCCTGCGCCTGGGCGAGTGCGACATGGCCATCGTCGGTGGCAGCAACCTCCTGCTCGGCCCGGACGTCTTCAACTTCTTTGGCGGGCAGGGCTTCCTCTCGCCCGATGGCAAGTCAAAGTCCTTTGACGCCTCTGCCGACGGCTACGGTCGTGGCGAGGGGTTTGCTGCCGTTGTTCTGAAGCGCGCCGATGATGCCATTCTGCATCAGGACCCGATCCGCGCCGTCATCCGCGGAACCGCCTGCAACCAAGACGGACACACCAAAGGCTTCACCCTCCCCAGCTCCGAAGCACAGATTGCCCTGATCAAGAGCGTCTATGGGCTCGCGGGGCTGAACATGGACGAGACGGGTTACGTAGAAGCTCAC GGAACTGGAACTCAGGCCGGGGACCTGGCGGAGACGCTCGCCCTGTCACAGACTCTGGCATCATCTCGCTCCGCAGCCAACAGGCTGCTGGTCGGGTCCGTCAAGTCCAACATTGGCCATCTGGAGGCCGTGGCTGGTCTGGCGGCCGTGATCAAGTCGGTCCTGGTGCTCGAAAAGGGCATGATCCCGCCCAACATCCACCTCAAGACGCCCAACCCCAAGATCCCCTTTGACGACTGGAACCTTGCCGTGCCCACCGCCCTCACCGTGTTTCCGCCCAACAAGAAGTCCCACGAGGGGCTGAGACGCATCAGCGTCAACTCCTTTGGCTACGGCGGCACCAACGCCCACGCAATCCTGGACGACGCCGCATCGTACCTGAGCTCGcgggccgtcgccgacggtcTGCATTTCAcaaagacggcggcgggagtATCACGCCGCGAGCTGCCgctggctgccgccgcccgagccGGCGGCAAAGCAGCAGCCAACAGCGGCCGCGCCGGAGAGCCCATCAGGCCGCACTCTCGCCTCTATCCGATAACATCCCAGGACCGCAACGGACTGGCACGCGCAAAGAAGGCGCTGTCTGACTTTCTCAagtcctcttcttcgtcgtcgtcatggacgcaagagcagcagcagcagcagcagcagcagcaggccgactTTCTCGGCAGCGTCGCCTACACGCTGAGCGAGAAGCGGTCACACTTCCAATGGAAGACGTACGTGgtcgcctcgtcctcgtccgtcgcGGAAGTGGTCGAGACCATCGGCAGAaaggacgccgccgtgccggAGACGCTCAGCTCCCGGACACCACGGCTGGGCTTCGTCTTCACGGGCCAGGGGGCGCAGTGGCCGGGCATGGGCATGGCCCTTTTGGAGGCGTATCCCGTCTTCCGCGAGAGCATCGAGGCAGCCGACGCGTACCTGCGAGACCAACTCGGATGCCGGTGGTCGGCCGTCCGTGAACTGCGCGAGACCGACAAGACAAGGTCCAACATCGGAGCGGCCGAGTACTCCCAGCCGCTGTGCACCGTCCTCCAGGTggcgctcgtcgacctcctGAAGAGCTGGAACATCTCCCCGGACGCCGTCACGGGTCATTCCTCGGGCGAGATCGCGGCGGCGTACTGCATGGGCGCCCTATCGCGAGAgtcggcgtgggaggtggCCTTCTTGCGGGGCACGCTCGCCACGACGCTGGCAACCTCGTCACCGGACCTCCGCGGCGGCATGATGGCTCTGGGACTGGGCCAGGAGGCGGCCACGGCCATGATCACGAGAGCCGGCGTGGGAAGCCAGGCGTGCATTGCCTGCGTCAACTCGCCGTCTTCCGTGACCATTTCCGGCGATCTTGCCGGGGTGGAAAAGCTCcgggccgtcgccgaggaagagggcgtcTTCTCGCGCATGTTACACGTCGACACGGCGTACCACTCGTTCCACATGCAGATGGTCGCCCAGGACTACATGGAGGCCATCCAACATCTCACCATCGAgccggccgcctcccgcTCCAGAAGCATCCGCATGCACACATCCGTCACGGGCTCTCTCGTGCAGGATCCGGACGAGCTGGGCGCCGCTCACTGGGTCAGGAACCTGGTCAGTCCGGTGCTCTTCGAAGCCGCCATCCAGGACGTCGTGCGACCTCGTCTCACGCAAGACACCACTGCCAATAAGCGGCGCCGGGACAACGCCGTGGACCTGCTGGTCGAGATCGGACCTCACGCCGCCCTTCAGGGGCCATCCCTGCAGAGTCTCAAGGCCATCGGCGTCACCAACGTGCCCTACTACTCGGTCTTGTCGAGGAACCTCGACGGGGTCGAAACAGCACTGCGTCTTGCCGGCACGCTCTTCACCCACGGTGTCCCCGTCCGGTTCTCCGCCGTCaaccaagacgacgacggaggagcggcggcggcgagaggtAGAACAAGACAGTTGGTCCGGCTTCCGTCCTACCAATGGAACCATACGCAAAAGTACTGGGCCGAGTCCCGGCTTGCGAGAGAGCTCCGGCTTCGCGACCATGGCGCCAGAGGCCTGCTCGGGGCCCCCTGTCCGGTCACGTCCACTCAAGAACGGGTATGGCGCGGATTCCTTCGACCGGCCGAGGAAGCATGGGTCGGTGACCACAAGATCAACGGTTCCATCCTGTATCCGGGCGCCGGATTcctcgccatggccatcgaggGCGCCAGGCAGCTCGCCTTTGACCAAGAATCGGccaagccgaagccgagggcgCTCGTGGGCTTCCGCCTCCGTGATGtgcagctcgtcgccgccatgctCGTCTCCCCGGGccaggaggaggtcgagcaCACGTTGGcactgcagcagcagcatcatcatcatcatcgccccGGGGACGGATGGTATCACTTCACGGTTGCGAGCTCTGCCGATGGCCAGTCCCTCTCGACCAACTGCAGAGGTCTCGTGCTGGTTGAgtacgccgacgacgacgacgacgacgacggcgacgccacTGTCCCTCAGTCCTTGGACGATGTAGATACTGTCAACTCCTTCCGAGCAGCTTCGTCGGCCTGCAACACCGTGGTCGACACGAAAAGCTTCTACAGCACCCTCGACAAGACCGGCTTACAGTACGGGCCCTGCTTTGCCAACGTCAACACGCTCTCGGTGAGCCCCAATTCGGCCGTAGGCAGCATCCTCGTCCCCGACGtcggctcctcctcctcctcctcctcctccactgATGCCCCCCCATCTGGCCCGGCCACACCGTACCGCGAGCGGCCTCACATCGTGCATCCGACCTTTCTCGATGCCGTGTTCCATCTGTGCTTTGCCGCTCTGATGGGCGATGGCAGACCCATGACTGGCCCCATGGTTCCCACCAGGATCGATGAGGTGTCTGTGAGCACGAGTCTCCCCGTCGCGTCGGGGACGCAGCTCAAGGCTTTCTGCAAcgtctctgctgctgccagcCTGAAGACTTTGGACGCCAGCATGGCCGTCATGAGCCAAGACGAGTCCCGCCCGCTGCTCACCGTCCGGGGCTTGCGATGCTCGCTCGTCCAAGGAGCCGCTGAATCCCAGACTTCAGACTCTGCTGCggatgctgctgccgccatcgacaAGAAGTACGCCAGCAAGATGGTTTGGAGGCCTCTTGTCGACCTGCTCTCGAACCACGATCTGGAGCACTGGCTCCGACGagagagcagcagcagcagcagcagcaccgtcAACCAAGCAGTGGCCAACTACCTGGAACTGCTCCACCACACGAACCCCGGCCTCTCCATTGTCGAGATGGCGTCTGAAAAAGAAGCGGTGGCAGATAATACGCTTGTTGCGTCGACGTTGGACCCTCGCTCCTCAGCCGTGTTGAAGACTGCCTCGTACACCGTCTGCTGCGCAGACGATGCCTCGGCAGCCCATATCAAGACTGCACTGTTGCCCGTCGACCACGGCCATCTTGTCGACGTTGTCGTGTTTGATCTACTGTCCGGTGCTCCGTCCGAGTCTCCATggtctgcggcggcggcggcagtcgACCTGATCATTGCTTCCAACTTGTCAACGGGTAGCAAGGGCCCTGTCAAAGCCGTCCTTCAGTCGTTGGCAAAAcacgtcgccgcctcctcttcctcctcctccaaggGCAGATTACTTCTGCTTGAAGACGACGCAAGGAACGTCCCGCTGATGAGAAACGTGGCCAGCGAGCTTGGACTCGCTGTTGAAGCCGACCTTGGCACAAcagtcgacgacggtgctCTTCTCATCTTGGgcacccttcccccccaagcagcagcaccggctGAGCAGAAGCAACACGTCGACGACAAACAGGTCACCATCCTCACCTGCCCTCGCGCGTCCAAGAAAGCCGCCGAGTTCACCGGCGACGTCACGGCCGCACTTCAGTCTCTCGGCTTCACTTCCTTGCTCGCGGCATGGGAACCGAGCCAGGCGTCCTCCCTGCGGGGCAAGACTGTCATCTCCCTGCTCGAGCTCGAAGGCCCCTTTTGGGGAGACctggcaccggcggcgcaggacggcgacggcacggAAGAGtctgcctccttctcggccgcccgGGACCTGGTTCTCTCGGCAGAGAGTCTCTTCTGGGTTACGGGATTCAAcgagccagcagcagccatcGTCACTGGAGTCGCCCGCGTGGTCCGCAACGAGATGCCCGGCTTGAGCTTCCGCACCCTCGACGTCCGTGACCCTCTCGGCGCACACTCAGCTCGGCTCGTCTCCTGCGCCTTTGCATCCTCTCAGTCAACCCAAGATGCCGAGTTCCGCATACAAGACGGCCTTGTGCAAGTCAACCGCTTGGTccccgacgatgccgtcaacGGGGAGATGAACCAactcgtcaacgccgccgccgccgccgcggacaCGGCTACATCgggaagaagacgggcggAAAACTTGGCGCTGGGCTCGCTCGGTTCCAACTCGTGTCTCCAACTCGCTGTTGAATCTACTACCCGTGAGTTGGACTCGCTTCACTTCGTGGAGCAGGACGAGGCCAAGCCCGAactgggcgaggacgaggtcgaaaTCTCCGTCAAGGCTTCTCACTTGACCCAGACagacatcgccgccatcaagggCGACCTCCTTCACCATCCTCCCGGTGCTTCCTTTGGGCTAGAGGCTTCTGGCATCGTCAACCGCGTCGGCGGCTCGGGACGACGACAGGCAAGCAAGTTCAAACCCGGCGACAGGGTCGTGGCCGTGGCAACCGGTGCTCACAGCACGCTGCTAAGAGCCAGCGTCGACCGCGTTGCAGCCATACCGGATGACATGTCTTTCGAAAAGGCCGCCAGCCTCCCGCTCTCACTCGCCACCGCATGGTACGCCGTCGTCCACCTTGCCAGACCTGCCATCACCTCGGCCGGAGACAGGAAAGCCGTCATCCTTGTCCACGACCCTCTCAGCCCCGTCGGTCAACAAGTCATACATCTGGCACGGCACCTAGGCCTGGTCGTCTTGGCCACGGCCGAGTCTCCTTCGCAAGCAAGCATCCTGGCCGACTCGTTCGGCATCGAGCCGTCCAACATCGTGCCACTCTCAACCAGTGTCTTCAGCctggccaaggccatcaGGCAGCTCACTCCTGCGCAGCGCGGTGTCGATGCCGCCATCGACTGCTCCGCCACGCTGTCCGGCGAGCCCTTGCGTCAGATCCTCGGCTGCTTGGCTTTCTTTGGACGCTTCGTCACTTGCGGTGCTGGTGACACTGACGGCAGATCCTCCGCCGTCACCGCAAGCACCAATCCAAACACCACCTTCTCCACCGTCAATATCACTTCCATCCTACGTACCCGGCCCGATGTGCTGGCCGAGATCCTCCAGTCGGCCTTCCGGTACCTCAATATCGCTACCGCTGCTCGTGATCCAGCACCGGTGCCATGCTTCGGGGTCAGCAGCACCGGCATCACAGCAGCCTTCAACCACGTGGGAAGCAGTCCTCAAACCACCTCTGCCGTGCTCACTTACTCggaagacgacgtcgtctcCGCCAAGCTCATCCCAAAATCCCTCAACGACTCTtcagcctcctcctcgtcgttgcAGCTCGCCCTCGATCCAGACGCCATCTACGTCCTGTccggcggtctcggcggcctcggccgctccCTTTCCACCTTTCTGGTTGACCAGCTCGGCGCTCGCAAGCTCCTTTTTCTATCCCGCTCCGGCGCCGCAGCCCCATCTGCGCGTCAGCTCCTCTCTGATCTCGAGACCTCTGCTGCTCAGCCAAGAGCTGCTGCGTACGCCTGCGACATTTCTGACCGCCGCGCTGTGGACGCTTCCATTGCCagagccgaggccgagctgcagGGGAAGGTCAGGGGCGTCATCCAATGCGCCATGGTGTTGCGGGACGTGCTGTGGTCCAACATGACGTATCGTGACTGGGTCGAGTCGACGTTGCCCAAGATCCAGGGAACAGAAAATCTCTCGGCCGCCATGCCCGAGCTCGACTTCTTCATCTCTCTGTCGTCCTTTGCCGGCGTCTTCGGCAACCGGGGACAGGCCAACTACGCGGCCGGCAACTGCTTCCAGGACGCCTTGGcgcaccatcgtcgccagAAACTGGGCTTGAAGTCCGGCCTTACCATTGACGTCCCCATCATGCGCGGCATCGGCGTCCTGGCCGAGACGGGTATGCTCGACTCGCTCAAGGACTGGGAGGTTCCGTACGGAATCGGAGAGGCCGAGTTCCACCACCTCATGAAGTTGGCCATCCGCCGGGACATGAACCTGGAGCCCGCCACGCACCGTCATGGTCCTGACCACCAATTGATCTTGGGAATTGCGACTGGtgcctcggccgtcgtcgccggcatcccGACGCCCTTCTATCTCGAGGACGATGCCAAGttcgccatcatggccaagaTGGACCTCAACCGGCTCAGAGGCCACCTGAAAGGCGCTGCCGATGACGCGGCGGACGTGCAAGCCTCCATCCAGACGCTTCTTTCCCAAGTCGCGAACCTAGAGGGTGCCTCCGAGGTAATTACCCAGGCCCTGGTCTTGCGTGTGGCCAAGATGCAGCAAGTCGACCCTCAAGAGGTTGACCCGGGCCGATTCTTGCACACCTACGGCGTCGATTCGCTTGTGGCAATCGAAATCGTCAACTGGGCcctcaaggagctcaagagCAAGATCAACGTCTTCGATGTCATGGCCGGCATCCCGATCACGGTACTCGCGGAGAATATTGCCAGGAAGAGCGAACTGATTCCGGTGGATGTGAAGAATGGGTAG
- a CDS encoding Putative GroES-like superfamily, alcohol dehydrogenase-like, NAD(P)-binding domain superfamily — translation MSSADQPVASATMRAIGIPDGKYGPIENMESRQVPCLGSPPGRWIKVAVKAVSVNPIDIKIRKGTYDDTPNYYNVVRGINPGLNQFHAMGGDVAGVVTELGPDATLFKVGDEIYGVGSAVRWGTYAEEAIIDETKAAIKPKSLDWTQSAAMPLTYNTAYESIVERLEVKKGEKAGIIIINGGGGVGAVAIQIARRVLGLPVVIATCSRPETTEFARSMGATHTVNHQKDIVSQIAELNLPKDIPLRYAYITSRTEQYIDPLAEVLAPFGKVCSIVQARFDMYGSKFMSKSLTFSWCWLGTEPFYRHYTALSSTGGWSYPEKHHEWLTQLATMIDEGVMKPHLTRRTKLTLEGIKEAHRLIESGTAVGKMALGVDDEGEGQPFS, via the coding sequence ATGTCCTCTGCCGACCAGCCAGTTGCCTCTGCCACAATGcgcgccatcggcatcccAGACGGCAAATATGGGCCGATTGAGAATATGGAGTCTCGACAAGTGCCGTGCTTGGGATCTCCGCCCGGTCGTTGGATCAAGGTTGCCGTCAAGGCGGTTTCTGTCAACCCAATCGACATCAAGATCCGCAAGGGCACGTACGACGACACGCCGAATTATTACAACGTCGTGCGCGGCATCAACCCGGGGTTGAATCAGTTCCATGCcatgggcggcgacgtcgccggcgtcgtcaccgAGCTCGGCCCGGACGCCACGCTGTTCAAAGTCGGCGATGAGATCTACGGGGTAGGAAGCGCGGTCCGATGGGGCACGTACGCTgaggaggccatcatcgacgagacCAAGGCGGCCATCAAACCCAAGAGCCTAGACTGGACGCAGTCGGCAGCGATGCCGCTGACGTACAACACGGCGTACGAGTCCATCGTCGAGCGGCTCGAggtcaagaagggcgagaaggccggcatcatcatcatcaacggcggcggcggggtcgGGGCGGTGGCGATCCAGATCGCCAGACGCGTCCTCGGCTTGCCGGTGGTGATTGCGACATGCTCGCGGCCCGAGACGACCGAGTTCGCCAGATCCATGGGCGCCACGCACACGGTCAATCACCAGAAGGACATTGTGTCCCAGATCGCGGAGCTCAACCTGCCAAAGGACATTCCTCTACGTTACGCGTACATCACGAGCCGCACCGAGCAGTACATCGACCCTTTGGCAGAGGTCCTCGCGCCCTTTGGCAAAGTCTGCAGCATCGTACAGGCGCGATTCGACATGTACGGTTCCAAGTTCATGAGCAAGTCGCTAACCTTTAGCTGGTGCTGGCTCGGGACGGAGCCGTTTTACCGACACTACACGGCCTTGTCATCGACCGGCGGTTGGTCGTATCCCGAGAAGCATCACGAGTGGCTGACACAGCTGGCGACGATGATAGACGAGGGAGTGATGAAGCCGCATCTGACGAGACGTACCAAGTTGACGCTGGAGGGGATCAAGGAGGCGCACCGACTTATTGAGTCGGGTACGGCGGTGGGAAAGATGGCCTtgggcgttgacgacgagggcgaaggaCAGCCGTTTTCTTAG
- a CDS encoding Putative major facilitator superfamily, MFS transporter superfamily, with protein sequence MTEEKSQESKGSGESPADVSDVVTSRVLSSEADSTSQDTNNQSAQTDSGQITGPKLYVLLVSLYLSVFCLAMDKTMLSPALGAITSEFGTVKDVGWYTSSYFLSTAAVQPLYGTIYKSFNTKWNYMTAIVVFEIGSLMAALASTSSLLILGRAICGLGDAGIASGTYVILAKTLPIHKRAVFFGLLGAVWGIASILGPLLGGFFADHLTWRWCFWINLPIGGVAFLVVAFVLSASEHSGHQSKERKTVLSRVRQLDFAGTATLLPGVVMLLLAMQWGGTEFPWSSPTIIGLFAGSGVLLLLFAWIQHRAQDSGLLPPRFFKNRDVCSAIFFSLFFGASYLATIPYLSIFFQAIQNASAVNASLHLLPLSISSVLSSILTGILIGILGNYNVIILVDFALMCVGLGLITTFSLDTPMSHWFPFEIILGLGVGVGFQAGQVVVQNSLPFHLLSQAMSNVQFFMSLGGAVSVSASQAAFQNGVVKAMARAVPQVSPSVVLNAGASKLQQTLESLGLSSDDVTAIRQGYMTGLRNTYYIVTAMAGCAFLAALGLRWKRLPKAASKPPAKA encoded by the exons ATGACTGAAGAGAAATCTCAAGAGTCGAAGGGCTCCGGCGAATCTCCGGCAGACGTTTCGGACGTTGTCACCAGTCGAGTCCTTTCGTCGGAGGCCGATTCTACGTCCCAAGACACCAACAATCAGTCCGCCCAAACAGACTCTGGCCAGATCACGGGACCGAAACTCTACGTGCTGCTCGTCTCCTTATACCTTTCCGTTTTTTGCCTCGCCATGGATAAAACCATGCTGTCGCCGGCGCTTGGCGCCATCACGTCCGAGTTCGGGACGGTCAAGGACGTGGGCTGGTATACTTCCTCGTATTTTTTGTCAACCGCGGCGGTTCAGCCCTTGTACGGCACCATCTACAAGTCCTTCAACACCAAATGGAACTACATGACGGCGATTGTGGTCTTCGAGATCGGGAGTCTGATGGCCGCcctggcgtcgacgagcagccTTCTGATCTTGGGCCGTGCCATCTGCGGGCTGGGCGACGCGGGCATAGCCTCCGGGACATATGTGATTCTGGCCAAAACCCTACCTATACATAAGAgggccgtcttcttcggcttgCTTGGCGCCGTTTGGGGAATTGCGAGCATCCTTGGGCCACTGCTTggcggcttcttcgccgaccaCCTTACCTGGCGCTGGTGCTTCTGGATCAACCTACCCATTGGAGGCGTGGCCTTTCTGGTGGTCGCCTTCGTCTTGTCCGCATCCGAACACTCTGGCCACCAGagcaaagaaagaaagactgTTCTCTCGCGCGTCCGTCAACTTGATTTCGCGGGCACGGCTACGCTCTTACCAGGCGTCGTCATGCTGCTTCTCGCCATGCAATGGGGTGGCACCGAGTTTCCTTGGTCTTCGCCCACCATTATAGGCCT CTTCGCGGGTTCCGGCGTGCTTTTGTTGCTATTCGCCTGGATTCAACATCGAGCTCAGGACAGTGGTCTGTTGCCGCCTAGATTCTTCAAAAACAGAGACGTTTGCagcgccatcttcttcagccTGTTTTTCGGTGCTAGTTACCTTGCAACCATCCCATATCTCT CCATCTTTTTCCAAGCCATCCAGAACGCCTCGGCTGTCAACGCCAGTCTCCATCTTCTGcctctctccatctcgtccgTTTTAAGCTCCATCCTCACCGGCATTCTAATCGGCATTTTGGGCAATTACAATGTCATCATCCTCGTTGACTTCGCGCTGATGTGTGTCGGGCTTGGCCTCATCACCACCTTCTCGCTGGACACTCCCATG AGCCATTGGTTTCCCTTCGAAATCATCTTGGGATTGGGCGTCGGCGTGGGCTTCCAGGCCGGGCAGGTGGTCGTGCAGAATTCCTTGCCATTCCATCTACTATCCCAAGCCATGTCCAATGTGCAATTCTTCATGTCCCTAGGCGGTGCTGTGTCCGTTTCCGCGTCACAGGCAGCTTTCCAGAACGGCGTAGTCAAGGCTATGGCGCGTGCTGTTCCGCAAGTGAGCCCTTCCGTCGTGCTCAACGCAGGCGCATCCAAGTTGCAGCAGACGCTCGAGAGTCTGGGTCTGTCATCGGACGATGTCACAGCCATCCGACAGGGCTATATGACCGGACTGAGGAACACTTACTACATTGTCACTGCAATGGCCGGATGCGCGTTTCTTGCAGCGCTCGGTCTGCGATGGAAACGCCTGCCTAAAGCCGCGTCTAAACCCCCGGCCAAAGCCTAG